The DNA sequence ATTTGCTACTAGTAAGAAGGGTTATGAACTTTGGGTCTCTATATTGGAGAAGGCATATGCCAAGTTGCATGGCTCCTATGAAGCACTTGAGGGTGGGCTTGTTCAGGATGCTCTTGTCGATCTTACCGGGGGTGCAGGGGAGGAAATCGACATGAGGAGCAGTGAAGCACAGATTGACCTTGCAAGTGGTAGATTGTGGTCTCAATTGTTACGCTTCAAGCAAGAGGGTTTTCTCCTTGGTGCAGGAAGTCCTTCAGGCTCTGACGTGCATATCTCTTCCAGTGGCATCGTGCAAGGACATGCATACTCAATCCTTCAGGTAATGGGGGGGAAGTCTTGTATCCACTGTATTTTATAATAGGAATGTTCTTTTAACTTTCACTTCTGTCATGAACTTTCAGATAAGAGAAGTGGATGGCCATAAACTCGTACAGATCCGAAATCCATGGGCAAATGAAGTCGAGTGGAATGGCCCTTGGTCTGATTCATCTCCTGAATGGACAGATAGAATAAAGCACAAGCTGAAGCATGTTCCACAGGTAATTCTTTACATTTTCCAACAGACCAGTCTTACACTTCAACTCGTCAGTGCTTCTTTATGAACAAGCAGATTATTTGGCTGCACCGTGTTACCATAATTTACCGACTCCAGTTGACTTAACTTTCCCATTACTCGTTTTTACAGTCAAAAGATGGTATATTCTGGATGTCATGGCAAGACTTTCAGATTCATTTCCGATCAATATATATCTGCCGTGTCTATCCACCCGAGATGCGTTACTCTGTTCATGGTCGATGGCTTGGTGAAAGTGCTGGTGGGTGCCAGGATTACGATACCTGGCACCAAAATCCACAGTTCAGACTAACTGCAACTGGGCAAGATGCATCTTTACCAATTCATGTATTCATTACCCTAACTCAGGTACGAACAGTATTGAATATTCAGTATTGCTTGTGTTGAACATATAGTAGTGTATTAATTTCTTTGAAATCTTCTGTCATCATATTTATAGGGTGTCGGATTTTCAAGAACAACCGCCGGATTCAGAAATTATCAATCCAGCCATGATTCTTTAATGTTCTACATCGGAATGAGGATACTCAAAACTCGGGGACGACGAGCAGGTTTCAATATATACTTGCACGAATCAGTTGGTGGGACGGACTATGTTAATTCTCGAGAAATATCCTGTGAAATGGTTTTAGAACCCGAGCCAAAGGGATACACCATAGTCCCTACTACTATACATCCTGAGCAAGAAGCCCCCTTTGTACTTTCTGTTttcaccaaggcatcaataactCTTGAAGCTTTATAGTACCTAGGGGATGGCTTATATGTTGTGTCTTTTCCGCTGCAAAGATTCTTTGCTTGGGCTCTCGGCAGATCGGCGCATGCATTGCTAACCCTCCTCAGACCAATTGGGTAATTTCTCTCATTgaacttaatttcttcattttttgaCTGTCTCCTAACATTGATTTTTGTGTATTCACAGGCTGTGATGATGCAATTCTTAATGTTGAGGTTCAGCATTGAATTCCTATTCCTTATAGGAATGAAATGGCATCTGTGCAAGAGAGACAAAAGGGTAAAAAAGAGCTTGATCTTTTCAGTGTGAATCTTGTTGAAGGGTGCTTGTGCCAGCATTGGAGAGGGCTCTTATGGTGATTTGATATGTACATAGAAGTGGTACTATAGAGGTATACTTGTAACCATTTAATCAAAGTGGGAAAAGGAAAATAGCTGACAATAAAATAGGTAATTACTAACACCTGGTGAAAATGGAGGTCAAAGGGGGATTTGGGAAGGGTAGGTATAGTAACAAGCATTGAGTAACTCATTGTAAATTTCAGCTGCCATTTTGACAACtgcagaagaagaaaaatgtacAAACATTAACAATCACGGGTTCCTATTAATGTCGTGATATTGGCCAAGTTTTGTAAAAATGTCTTTTTAATctaatttgattttcagttaTTCACAAAGCTAAATTAGTTATTCCTTTACcccattttaatttttttaagctGAAGACTGTCTGATAGAGACTAATATGGTTTTGAATAATTGTGCGATATGTAACATCATGAGTCTTAAGATTTTTATGTTAAACGTAGATATTTATGAATATTGTTATTTTGCTTCCTGTGTCATCTTTAGATACTTAGGAGTGTAATGTCCGCACACGTTGCGCCGGTTGTGGTTGACTGTATTTGTTTGTTGGGtttttattccttttatttaCAGTTAAGTCTATTTTTTAATCCATAGTTCTTTACTTCAgaaatttttgttgttatatTAGGGTCAAAATTCATATCTATTATTTAGTTGAGATATATAGAATTTGATTGCGATATAGTTTTTTCCATAGCCGCCTTTTGGTTTGAATCAATTAACGACGACCACATAACCAAGGAGGTTCCAAACTTCCAATACGCATCTAAGTCTAATTTTGTCTTGATATGACATGAAAATGAAGTTTTACCTTGTGCTGTCACTTCATTGGAATCTTATCTaataatatatacaaattattCTATAGATATTTTATATGAGTACAAGAAAGCACTTCTTTCCAATCCATTCTATCAAATAATATGTATATTTGTTCATAGCTGGTTACAAAAACTAGTGAGTTGTGTGAACAAGAAGAGAGTGAGAAATggaggaagagagaagaaatGGCAAAGTGATGAGTCAGAAGCATATACTAATGATTCCATACCCAAGCCAAGGTCACCTTAACCCTATGCTCCAATTCAGCAAACGCTTGAGCACAAAAGGAGTGACATCCACATTGGTCATAACCAAATTCATCTCAAAATCAATGCATCTTCACCAACTCTCATCATTACCAAGTTCAATTAAATTTGATACCATCTCAGATGGCTATGACCAAGGTGGGTTTTCTCATGCTGAATCCATAAGCTCCTATGTATCAACAATGAAAACCATAGGTTCAAAAAGCTTGAAAGAACTCATCAAAAAGTATAATGAATCTTCTCGGCACCCTATAGATTGCATAGTGTATGATGGTCTGTTGGCATGGGTTTTGGATGTGGCCAAAGAGTTTGGGATCATTGGTGTTACTTTTTTCACTCATATGTGTGCTGTTGATTACACATTCTATTGTGTCCATAATGAAATTTTGAAGGTACCAGTGACTGAAGTTCCAATAAATATAGAAGGGCTTCCATTGCTTGAACTCAAAGACACACCTTCTTTTGTTTGCAATCCTGCTTTCTATCCAGCTTACTTTGACATGGTCATGAATCAATTCTCAAATGTTGATAAAGCAGATCTTCTTCTTGTCAATTCCTTTTACAAGCTAGAGCATCAGGTATATTTTAGTCACCTTAATCtcctctctctatatatatatttgttcttTCACTATTATGTATTATGATATATGCtttaaatataaatactaaTAAGGTAATCAAACTCGGGAATTTATTTAAACTCCCGGAGTTTAAGAGTTCTAAAACTTTGCATACTTAATCATCATCATTTGTATTGCAGCTTGATAACTTGCAGGTACCAATCACATGCTAAAAGTGATTAGTGACTTGTGAGAATTTGAATCAACAATTGGCTGTCCAATTACGTTATCCGCAttcatattaattaaattagttaaaaacgtgacaaaaataatcaataagtattatatttttataagtgacaaaataaatttttgtatttaacaAACAAGTTGTGCATTTGACCCAAAataaattcaatctctaatttattatttttcaaaaaaaaattttgatcaTTCATACATTCACagtaaaaaagttttaaaaaaatatttacttggtataaaattatcaaattttaaaaatgataaaaaaatgtgttgttttttaataatatttgtcaaaaaATCACATCtctaaagattttttttaaatacatatttaatatcTATTATTTTTGTCGGGTTTGTTTATAAATCTTTTAGagaatttatttatcttttgcatttttttaaattatttttataaattttcgAATAGAATTTTGGTAGTTTATCCTTACCTCTCCTACACCATTATTAGATGGAATGTGGGGCCTATTGATGTTTCTACCCTAAtcattaacaaaagaaaatgaataGACTCCAGGTATACTAGGAGAAGTAAGTACAAAGAATCCTATGCATTTTTTGTCTTATCCATTTTCCTTGTTAATGTAGGTGGTGGATTCCATGTCAAAGCTATGTCCGATGTTGACCATTGGTCCAACAGTTCCATACTCTTATTTAGACAAGGCAATCCTAAATGACACAGAAAACAATTTGAACCTCTTCCAATTGGAGTTAATCCATAGCAATTGGCTCAATCAAAAGGCACCAAGATCAGTCATTTATGTCTCATTTGGAAGCATGGTAAGCTTCACCTCAGAGCAAATGGAGGAACTTGCATTCGGCCTAATAGCCACAGGTTTCAATTTCTTGTGGGTCATCACTTATTTGGAGAGAGAGAAACTCAAGAAAGAGATTTTTGATGAAATCCACAAAGATGGAAAGGGTTTAATTGTGAATTGGATACCCCAATTGGGAGTTTTATCAAGCAATGCAATTGGCTGTTTTCTAACACATTGTGGATGGAACTCAACAATTGAAGCATTGTGTTTGGGGGTTCCAATGGTTGCAATGCCACAGTGGACAGACCAGCCTATGAATGCAAAGTTTGTTGAGGATGTTTGGAAGGTTGGTGTTCGAGTTAAGGTTGACGGGGATAATGGTGTGGTGAGAAGAGAAGAGATTGAGCGTTGTATAAGGAAAGTGATGGGAAATGACGTTGGAAAAGAACTTAGAAAAAATGCTGAGAAATGGAGGGAATTGGCTGTTGAGGCAGTTAGTGAGGGTGGAACTTCAGACAACAACATCAATGAGTTTATGAATCTTATTGAGATGAGATCCTAAATTAAATCATTGTTCGTGTAATATAATCAGGAATTTTCAATGTATATAAGTTGTGTTTTGAATTTAACGATACATAAGTATCTTATATATAAGTTGTTTTGTTCCCCTTCTTTTGGTCTTACACTACACAGTTCACTCACACGTACCCCACCTTGGGTTCCTATGTTccactgtttttttttttttttttcagataaATTAAACTGTTCTTAATTTTAGACTACATAACAAACTCACACACCTATCTATATATACACACCTGACACACAACTATATGAATTTCTGTATTCCACTATATGGGTTAAACCCATATTTCGAACTGCAGCTGCAAGGAACCTACAGATTGAGTATAGTGTTTCTTTCCCCTTTGGGTGAGAAACATGGTATTGGTTAATATAAAGGCCTATGAAAGCTCAAGAATATcatgttattgttattataaaaatataaagtaaagTGTCAATAAATTTCGCTGATATTTAGCGGATTAATTTTTCAATATTCATCCCAGTAGCCAAAAACCCAAAAGTTAAAGGTCATATTGAGGTTGTATCATATGTGTGAATGTAAGTGTGATCAGCTGTCAAAAATTTACAGAGCCTGCACACACTTCATATATATCCATCCGAGTGCTGCCGCTACACATAAAACTAATTATTAATACATCAATACAAAAATTAATGGCTATAAGATTCGAATTGCCTAAAATATATTTGTGCCTAGATAAGTTTTTCTCCTTTTCCTGTAGCATGAAATAACTAATGAGAGCGTATCAGGTGCTCAAACTCTACATTCTCCCCTCTTCAGCTGCATGACCATCTCCATCTTCTCTCCAACCGCCCAATTTAACAATGTCCTCCACAAGTATTTTCCCTTCTGTAGCGACAAATAGGGACTCTCGTGATAAATATATTCATGAACTAATTCTTAGCTTTGATCaacataatttattaaaaatgagAATTTCATTTCATGACAGACCTTTATCTTTGGAAAGACTGCTGATGAGTTCTTGTACACCCTCCTTGCCCAATGTATCCTTCAAGTACATTGCAGCAGATGCTACCTCCTCAGGAGTTACTTTCCCGTCATAATCCCTgccataaaaaaaattaaataaatcacTAAAACAGCAATTCACTCTAACAATTGACAAAGTGAATGACTAACTTGTCAGTGGCAGACAATTTCTGAGCTATAGTAACTGGATCAAATTACTTCCATTTAGTAATTTACGTTAAGAAGTATATTCAAGCGTCCAGTCAGAATTAAAGTTCAATTTTACTTTATAACCCAGGCACATTATGAAACCACATATTTCACTGTAAAGAGATTATGATATAATTACAATAAGCACACTGCCTAAACGCCTTATCCAAACTAGCACATGCCCTGCCTAAATGCCTTATCCCAAACTAGCACATGGCCTGTTTAGGTACTGCTTGGTCCTGGGGTAAAGTCTCAACCAGACCATTTAGTATATCTGCTCCCTCCCAACTAAAATCATACACCTTTGTGACAAGAAAATGATAGACCAGTGAGAGACTGGGTACAAACCTGTCCAAAAGCCTCCACCGGTCACCAATTTTGGCATCCACATCATCTATTTCCTTCTCAAGATTATGGAGCATAGCATCGACCTGACATAGtttcaaatgaacacaattcaGATATATGAAATTGGTCTCCAAGTATTCTTTAAGAATGGATCAAGGATGAGTCTTACTCTCTCTATGAGTGCTGATGACACTCTATCCCCTTCACCTGATTCTTTATCATGCTCATCTTCCTCTCGGGCAGCTTTATATGCTTTAAAGGCCTCTTTTTCACTATCTGTACCCTCCTTCTCCACCACACTGTTATAAAGTTCTATCTGGAGACACAGAAAATAACCAAAGATGTCAGTGGCAAAAATGGATCATACACACAAACACAGTAGTTTTTATGAGTGTTATACGAAAGTCAGTTCTGTTAAATCATCTTATAGAAAGCTATCCATTGGCCTATCAAAGAAGTGTTATTCAATAGGAGGATAAAATCATGACCATCATCAGATCTTACACAAAGACAACTTAGAATTTAAAAAGTGTGCATTACTATGCCAAGACTTGACcccctctctttttctctctgtCCTAATCACATGGATGATCAACCAGTTACAATAGATTAGGTGCCAAAGCAATAATTGAAATTTCTTATAGCCAGCCAATTTAAAAACCAAATAACACAATTCTTAATATTAGAAATTATACACACAAAAATTGTAACAAAACCAGGAAATCATCCCTGTTTAAAAGGGTAGCTATCATCTCGAAACTTCAGCACACCGTAGCAACTTTGATGAAGACAAAATATATAGATGATAATTATATAAAACAATGACAAGTACTGAAAGCACCAAGGTACCTCTTTGTTAACAAGCCTTAGAAAATCTTCGCGCTCCGTACTTACAGACTGTCATCAGaataaaatacataagaatacaAAAAACTGCGCAGACATTTATCAGCAAAGAATCATACAAAATCAAAAGCAATTCACAAAATTGTGGCAAGCACACTCTTTGAAACTTTAAATACTCAACTCACCGACGCAGATGCTAAAACAGCTAATGCACGACTAAGTTCACACAACTGCTCTTTGTTTTCTAATGCTCTGGCTCTGGCAAGTTGATGTGCTTCCTTGGCAGATGAAATATTCATCTCTTTCAAGGCCTTATCATCCTCGCGAGTATTAATATCCTTCCTTGCTTGCTCCActtcctctctctcctcctcctcctgcATTTTTTATTCATAACAATGTATTATTTGTTACAGTTTTCGAAAAGTCTTGACTAAAGTTAGTTAGTATTCATCAACATCAGGCCTCTAGAACTAAAATAACTTTATATGGTGAGTTGTGCATATCAAAACCCTGAAACTTAATTCTTAACCCCATTGGGACTCAAACTGAAGAGTTGTAATTCTTTTTCCCATCCTTTATCATTTAGGTTCTTTTTTGGTAGATTCGTGACAGATGAAACACAGCAAATATCatataaactaataaaaagaataCCATTGTCAACCTATcatcaaaaagaaaagaagactTTCTAGAAGGTTATATATACAGAGCAATATGTTTGTACATATTACCTTAATAAGTTCTTCCTGCATTTCAAGGAACTCCaatttcctcctcctctctgAGACAGAATCCTCAGAGGGTAAAGAAGTAATGCCAACAGTATCAACAACTTCATCAGGCAGAGAAGAAAGCGTAGCCTGCACAGCTTCTTCTGGCTTCAACTTCCCAGACACGGTAAATGCCCTGTTATGGTTATCAAAGCAAAAGTTAAAAATACATCTTTATTTTGCTTATCATTTGGATCCAGGGAAAAGCATTGTCAAAATTACCTAGAAAGTATCAGAAGAGATGATGGTACAGAGTGATTCAGAGATAGGTCCAACCAATCTCGAAGCTGCACAGGAAGGTTTACAGGTTTAGAACAAGATACCAAAGTAACATTCTGATCTAGTACTTCAAAAGCACACAAATGATCATGAATTGTTTCAAGGAAATTTTATTGAAGAGAACGAAAAAAGTACAAAACTGGAAATAATCATGAATTGTTCCCAACATCTAACCTGTTGGCGCATTTCTTCAACAGAAAGCAACCCAAGCATGCCTCTCTCTCTACAATCTTCCCGTAGTTCAGCTTCTGAAAGAGAATCCACGCCTTCTGCTTGAATCAATCTATCGTCTTCCTTAATCCTAAACAAAggagaggggggggggggggggggggagtaATGCATGTAAGGCACAATTATGTGGATGCCAATCCTACCGAGCCTTTTCAGCATGCAATCTGACAgatctttttaaaaaaacttcCCCGGTACTCATCAACTTTTCTTTATAAGAAATTTCCAACAAAATCTCATCATGCAATTGAAATTACTTACCAAAGAAAAAGCTCAACATTGACATCATAAAATGGATCTTACCGCTGTAAACGTTTTCGTAGCATATATCGCAAGTATGCATCAGTTCCAAAAGGACTAATCCCCATGTATTTGCACATATTGACTAAACGTGGCCTACAAGTTATAGGGACATTATAAGTcattataacattttttttgaAGTACAAGAATAACAGAatattgagagagagagagagagagagagagagagagagagagagagacttTTTGGggggtggggggggggggggtttaATAGACCAACCTGCTTATATTGTCTAGAGTTAGTTCATCGTTAAACAACTTAGCAAATCCCAAAATTTCCTCATTGGAGACACGTGAACCTCTTCTAATCTGCATAAAGAATAGGAAGTTACAAATGATCAAGTGAACAAAAAGTCTGGGCAGAAAGTCAAATAAAAGGCTCTTAAAACTGAGATTTTAACCAAGTTTAAGAATTCATCAAGATCTTCTGCTGTTTTCTTTATCTCTCCACTACGAGAGTTTTGAACTTCTTTTGCCATTTCTTTGACTGTATCCTGGAGGAATCTTGCATATTCTATTCTTGCCTTGAGTCTCCTTTTCAATGCTTCCTACACAGTGAACAACTGAGTCAAGCAAAAATCCTAcaacaaaaaattcaaatctCAAACGTTCATAATACGAAACAAATAGACAAGAAAatcttttatcatataaatTGGTCAcaatgtagccgaccccacctAGTGGGATaagactttgttgttgttgttgttgttgtatatAAACTGGTCACAATGTCAATACTATTGGGTCATCGCCATAAACCAGTGGAACATGTTTCAACTTTCAACTCATTTACGATACGTAACAAGGAGATGCAAATTAGCAAAAAATAGACATTATGTTCATATCAATCTTTGGGAACTGTCTATAACATAAGATCCAATCCTGGCTGGGACAGGCCCACATTTGCAGTAGTTTAAgtatttctttttcctttgcAATGGATAGAATAGAAGGTTTAGAAAGCAGACCACTCTCGAGATGAAATGAGGAAATAATTATCTCATTAGCTAATATATGCTCTCCAAGGAGAACaaacaaacaattaaaaattttcatcaCCATTTACCTGTTCTTTCATTTTGTCTTGAAATGTTGATGGCAACATGTTCGGGAAAAGTTTCAAAGCCACAGGCAGGAGGAATTCCATGAAGGGAACTATAATAAAAACAGCAAACGGAACAAGCCTAAAGATATCGGCAGTAGTCCGCGTGAGCTGCTGCCTTTCCCTCCTAGTGAGACTCTTCCCACCAGCAAGCTTCAGCAACAACCTTGAACTGATCCTCACATCCACCCAGAGCAGCTTAAAACCCAGCCAATAATGCTGCAACGTTGAGACAAATTCCGTCTTCCAGTGAACCAGTTTTTTAGCCCAGTCCTCCCTGCACCAAAACAAAAACACAAGGAAAAGGATTAATAGTCTGAATAAGAATTTACAAATTCATGCACAAAAAGGACCTTTGATTCCTTATTTATCACTCTACTGATTTGTTATGCCTCAAAATTTTATCCTATTTCCACTTCCAAAAAATTTCAACATGCATTCAtcaacttcttgtcagaatatTTCAAACCATGATGCAGCTGTATCTACAGTTGTATTCGACAGCAATCGCAATTGCATCAGCTGCAGTTTCCCAGACAAATTTTCACAATCACAGTAAATAGCAATCAAAACACCACTAGAAAACCAAAATTCATCGATGTAAAATTGCAGTGTGGTGGCTATCTCTATAACTGTATTCCAACAGTCATTATGACATCATAAGCTGCATTTTCCCACGCAACTTTTCAATGTAGCAAGCTGTATTTTCCTGCGAAATCACACCATCACCAAAAACCACAGTAATGAATTCATATCAACATCGTTTTAAAATTGCATTGTCCGTGGTTGTCTCTACAATAGTATCATTAACATTAATTGATAGAGCATCAGCTGCATTTTCGCAAGTAATTTTTGCTTGTAGCTTTTCGCGCTAACTCTTTCTCACAGTCACAGTAACCACCACAAAACTACACAAAATCATCCATTCATATCAGTGTGATTTAGAATTGCAACATTGCCAGCAAAATTATAACAGCATCAGCCACAATTTTCCACACTCACAACAAAGCAATCGCAAGACAACAGTGACCTAAATTTAAAACCATTATTATGCGCAGGACTAGTAATAGCAAGTGAGATTTGTTTTTTATCAACCAACCTGCTCATGGATGCAACAGCTCTTAACGCAGGACCAATCCCTAGAAATGTCGCCCAAACTCTCTGTAAAATGGACTGCGAATCCTTCTGAGACTCCTGCTGCCGTTTCGCCTTCGCCTTCGCTTTCACGGTGGTTAATCCTTCGACGGCCTGATCGCACTCCTCGGGGGAAGCCTCCTTCCTCTTCTTGGCAACCATCTCCTCGTTCCGTTCGTTGTCATCGTCCGGCTGCTTCGCAGTGGCGGTGGAAACGCGGCGCAGCGATTGGGACGCGGTCATCCACCTCATCCCCATGGGCGCATTGAATTCGGAAGCGAAATCTCTGGAAATGGAGAAGCTCCGCGCGTAGGGTCGGAATCCCAATCGAGAGAAGTAGAGAGGCTCCACACTTGGAAACGACGGGGAAGCAGCGCCATGAGGATTGTCAGAGGGAGGAGCAGAAGGAGGAGAGGTTAGATCCTGTGTGGCGGTTCCACGACGGAGAAGAGAGT is a window from the Arachis stenosperma cultivar V10309 chromosome 3, arast.V10309.gnm1.PFL2, whole genome shotgun sequence genome containing:
- the LOC130967850 gene encoding flavonol 7-O-beta-glucosyltransferase UGT74F1-like — encoded protein: MEEERRNGKVMSQKHILMIPYPSQGHLNPMLQFSKRLSTKGVTSTLVITKFISKSMHLHQLSSLPSSIKFDTISDGYDQGGFSHAESISSYVSTMKTIGSKSLKELIKKYNESSRHPIDCIVYDGLLAWVLDVAKEFGIIGVTFFTHMCAVDYTFYCVHNEILKVPVTEVPINIEGLPLLELKDTPSFVCNPAFYPAYFDMVMNQFSNVDKADLLLVNSFYKLEHQVVDSMSKLCPMLTIGPTVPYSYLDKAILNDTENNLNLFQLELIHSNWLNQKAPRSVIYVSFGSMVSFTSEQMEELAFGLIATGFNFLWVITYLEREKLKKEIFDEIHKDGKGLIVNWIPQLGVLSSNAIGCFLTHCGWNSTIEALCLGVPMVAMPQWTDQPMNAKFVEDVWKVGVRVKVDGDNGVVRREEIERCIRKVMGNDVGKELRKNAEKWRELAVEAVSEGGTSDNNINEFMNLIEMRS
- the LOC130967849 gene encoding uncharacterized protein LOC130967849; its protein translation is MASRAILRRKRFVDQYLNASSTFIPSSNSLLRRGTATQDLTSPPSAPPSDNPHGAASPSFPSVEPLYFSRLGFRPYARSFSISRDFASEFNAPMGMRWMTASQSLRRVSTATAKQPDDDNERNEEMVAKKRKEASPEECDQAVEGLTTVKAKAKAKRQQESQKDSQSILQRVWATFLGIGPALRAVASMSREDWAKKLVHWKTEFVSTLQHYWLGFKLLWVDVRISSRLLLKLAGGKSLTRRERQQLTRTTADIFRLVPFAVFIIVPFMEFLLPVALKLFPNMLPSTFQDKMKEQEALKRRLKARIEYARFLQDTVKEMAKEVQNSRSGEIKKTAEDLDEFLNLIRRGSRVSNEEILGFAKLFNDELTLDNISRPRLVNMCKYMGISPFGTDAYLRYMLRKRLQRIKEDDRLIQAEGVDSLSEAELREDCRERGMLGLLSVEEMRQQLRDWLDLSLNHSVPSSLLILSRAFTVSGKLKPEEAVQATLSSLPDEVVDTVGITSLPSEDSVSERRRKLEFLEMQEELIKEEEEREEVEQARKDINTREDDKALKEMNISSAKEAHQLARARALENKEQLCELSRALAVLASASSVSTEREDFLRLVNKEIELYNSVVEKEGTDSEKEAFKAYKAAREEDEHDKESGEGDRVSSALIERVDAMLHNLEKEIDDVDAKIGDRWRLLDRDYDGKVTPEEVASAAMYLKDTLGKEGVQELISSLSKDKEGKILVEDIVKLGGWREDGDGHAAEEGRM